CAAGATGTGGCGATTCGATTCGCTCCTAAATTGAATGCCTTGTCTCGTATGGAGTCGGGTATTCTTCCTGTTGATATTTTCCTTTTAGATGATCCAGCCTTGGCTCGCGATATGGTTCGCACTGTGATGAAGAACAATTCAACACGTGTGCAGCTTCAAGGCGATGCTGAAATAGAAGCTCAAGAAAAACTTAAAGACTGGCCTCATAAGGACTTTGTTTTTGTAGCGTCCAAGAGTTTCCACCGTGGTGTGGTTGGTTTGATTGCAACTAAGTTGACCCAAGTTTTCAACAAGCCGGCCTTTGTGGGTTCGTTGGGAGATGACGGAATGATCGTGGGAAGTGCCAGACTTCCACAAGGCCAGGAAGCTTGTCTGGTTCAGGCGATGGGATCTGCGGCTGAGCTTATGAGTCGCTTTGGTGGTCACTCGGCGGCAGCTGGTTTTGAAATTGCTGAAACCAAAGTTCCGATGTTTATCGATAAGTTAGCGGAACATTTTGAAGAGCTTCGTGAAAAACCGAAGCCTTTGGAAGTGTACTACGATATTGAAGCAAAACTTCCTGAAGTGAGCTCTGGACTAATGAAGTGGTATGACTTTGTCGGTCCTTTCGGGGCGGGCTTTACAGTTCCGCTTCTTCATTTTAGCAATATCGAAATTCTTTCTAAGCGTGAGCTCAAAGGTGGTCATCTTCGTTTGAAGCTGGCGGATCCCGAAACTCATGTGTCGATGGAAGCATTGTTATTTACTCCGACTCCTCGGCAGATTGAAACTCTTCAAGCGGTGCCGGGATTCTATAATATCTTGGGTGAGCTTCAGTGGAATTACTTTGCTGGGCAAAAAACCATTCAAATTCTTATTCGTGATCTGAAGGCTGCGACATGAGAAAATCAAAAAAAGTAGTGGCTCTTCTATCTTCGGGTCTGGACTCGACGGTCAACGTATTTGAAGCGATCAAACATCACCATGAAGTGGTCTTGGCTTTGACTTTCAATTATGGCCAAAGAGCGGCAGTAAAAGAAATCGAACACTCGGCTAAAATTGCTAAGCATCTGGGGATTCCCCACAAGGTCATGGACGTGACCTGGTTTAAGGATTTCAATAAGTCTTCTTTGATTGTCGAAGATCAAGCGGTGCCGACAGGCAAAGATGTGGAAATCGATAATCTTCAAAAATCCGGAGAAACTGCAAAATCGGTCTGGGTTCCTAATCGAAATGGTATTTTTATTAATATCGCCGCGGCCTATGCTGAGGCTTTGGGAGCGGATGCTGTTATCCCTGGATTTAACGCTGAAGAGGCGGCCACCTTTCCGGATAACTCCCGGGAGTTCTTGGAGCAAGCGACAAAGTCTCTTTGGTATTCAACTGCAAATCATGTGACTGTGGGCTGTTATACGGCTCACTTAAATAAGCCTGACATTGTTCGTTTGGGGCAGGGCCTGAAGGTTCCTTGGGAATTGATTTGGCCATGTTATTTCTCTGGCGAAAAATGGTGCGGGGAGTGTGAGTCTTGTCAAAGAGCGAAGCGCGCGTTTGCTTCGGCAAGCATTAATGTTGGCCATCTCTTTAAGGGGTAATCGTGGAATCACTTTTTATTGAAAAGAAATTTGCCTATGACGGCAGTCAGCTTCGCTCTTTGTTTGCCTATCTTGAGCATGGCGTTCTGGGCCCTTCGATCATCTCTTGGCAGGGTGCTTGTGATATTCCGTTTACGCATATGGTGGACGGTGAAGACCTGTTGGCGAAAGCGGTGATTGAAAGCGATGAGATGCTTCATTTTATCATTGAAATTTTCGATCGTGATCTTTTCGCAGGGGTTGCTTTGCAAAGAATGTTTGCTTCGATTGCGCGCGATTATTTGCAAAAACATGCCGCGGCCGTTTTAAATGGTCAGTCCTTGATGCGTGAAGGTGATGATATTTATTGGAATGATCGCAAGCTCAGTATCAGTATTGCGACCAAGTCCCCAGTCTCTGTGATGGTTCATTTTGCCATGAACGTGACCAATGAGGGCACTCCGGTAAAAACGCTCAGTTTATCAGACCTAAAGCTAAATCCTGCAAAAGTGGCCGAAGACCTCATGCATCTATTCAAAACAGAATACCAAGACATCCTCATTGCCACCCAAAAAGTCCGCCCCGTAAACTAGTACCCCGATCCCTCGGAGGTACGCCGAACCCACCAAAGGTGGGTTTGGGTACGCCGTACCTTTTTGAGGCTCGGCGTGTCGATTCCATTTTAGTGATGAGCGCTGTGATCTACAGGTTCTTCATCTGAGTTTTTCTCAAAGGGCTTTAGTGGAATGTTGTATACGGCCTCGTTGCCCACCGCTTTTTCGCGGATAGCCTTAATGACCAGTTGTCCTTTTGAAGGAAGCTTTTTGCTAGGGGCGCAGTGGAAGTGGTCTCTGCCCATGACTGAGCATTGATAGGGGATTTGTTCTTTCTTTGTTTTAAATACAGCACTGATCGAAGAGTCCTTGATCGTGGGATTCTTAAATTGCATATCTAGCAAAAAGATATGAGCACCTTGATTTGAATCTATTTCCAATTCGGTATGGAAGGCTCCTGGCATTTTGATATGGCCGCCATGAGGTCCCGGCTTTTCCTCGCCATGTGCAACAGCTTTTACGGATGTCAGAAGTAAAAGAACAGATAAAAGATGTCTTAGTTTCATAGGCACTCCTGGGCGATACGCTTGTTCAATATTAGGAAAGCTCTATTGGGTTTGTGACAAATAAAGAAAAAATATACTTCTTGGGGGGAGATTATTTTTTGGAGTATATCCATAAATGAGGTGTTGTATGGAGAATGTCTTGGTAGTGCAAAGTGAAGCGCAAAATACGGATCTTCAGCTTATTGGAATGTCTTGTGTGAATTGTGCAGCTAAAATTGAGAAGACCTTAAATGCACTGCCGGATGTGAAGGCCCGTGTGAACTTTGCGACGGAACAAGCGCATGTTGAGTTTCCATCAACTTACACCCCGGA
The nucleotide sequence above comes from Bdellovibrio svalbardensis. Encoded proteins:
- the recJ gene encoding single-stranded-DNA-specific exonuclease RecJ; amino-acid sequence: MNPLWKLREAEAVSMVGVATPPPVEGQQWPPLIGKLLAARGFTESQQVDKLLFPKLADLKDPLELKGMSQALERLGQAYLNKEKICIYADFDLDGTSGLALLKTGMLALGFPEVQHYQPKRLSEGYGFHAAVVEELKAQGVSVIITVDVGITAHAAVDKARELGIDVILTDHHLPAESIPNAYVVVNPNQGTCESALGYLCGAGVAFYLLRGLKRYFQDHPQLPKNNWDLKEVLDYFTIGTLTDMVPLVDDNRVLVKHGLVKLAETKRAGLRALLEELDLTGRPLTSQDVAIRFAPKLNALSRMESGILPVDIFLLDDPALARDMVRTVMKNNSTRVQLQGDAEIEAQEKLKDWPHKDFVFVASKSFHRGVVGLIATKLTQVFNKPAFVGSLGDDGMIVGSARLPQGQEACLVQAMGSAAELMSRFGGHSAAAGFEIAETKVPMFIDKLAEHFEELREKPKPLEVYYDIEAKLPEVSSGLMKWYDFVGPFGAGFTVPLLHFSNIEILSKRELKGGHLRLKLADPETHVSMEALLFTPTPRQIETLQAVPGFYNILGELQWNYFAGQKTIQILIRDLKAAT
- the queC gene encoding 7-cyano-7-deazaguanine synthase QueC, whose product is MRKSKKVVALLSSGLDSTVNVFEAIKHHHEVVLALTFNYGQRAAVKEIEHSAKIAKHLGIPHKVMDVTWFKDFNKSSLIVEDQAVPTGKDVEIDNLQKSGETAKSVWVPNRNGIFINIAAAYAEALGADAVIPGFNAEEAATFPDNSREFLEQATKSLWYSTANHVTVGCYTAHLNKPDIVRLGQGLKVPWELIWPCYFSGEKWCGECESCQRAKRAFASASINVGHLFKG
- a CDS encoding DUF366 family protein, whose translation is MESLFIEKKFAYDGSQLRSLFAYLEHGVLGPSIISWQGACDIPFTHMVDGEDLLAKAVIESDEMLHFIIEIFDRDLFAGVALQRMFASIARDYLQKHAAAVLNGQSLMREGDDIYWNDRKLSISIATKSPVSVMVHFAMNVTNEGTPVKTLSLSDLKLNPAKVAEDLMHLFKTEYQDILIATQKVRPVN